Below is a window of Chryseobacterium indicum DNA.
TCGAATTTAGAGACACTGGAAGAAATTCTGGGCAAAAGCAAAGCCAAAATCATTTATGATTTTTTCAACGAATAGAGACAAACATAAAATAAATTATAATTAATAAATAATTTTATGAAAATAATTTTTATAATATTTGTTAATTTAAATATTTTTTATAAATTAGATCTGGTTAACGATCACTTAACTCAAAAACTTCTTCATATTTAAATTTACAAAAAAAGTCCTCGTAACGAGGACTTTTGATTTTATGTATTATTGCAATTATTTCTTATAAAATATTTCTTTGCTGTAATCTCCGCCGGAAACAGGCATTTCAATCACGATATTTCCATTTTCGTAGTAACCTAAAGTGGATTCTCCGTTTTGAAGTTTTACTCTGAAAACATCGCTTTTCGTTGTAGCTTTGAAAGTCGCAAACGGCGAAGAGCTGTTAGAATTCACCAGAATAAACTGAGAATTATCGATCTGGATCTTCTGAAGGTCTGTTTTTCCATTGCTGAATTTCAACGCCGTATTGTCTACAGATGAAGATGAGTTATTGGCAACAGTCTGTGCAGAAGTTGTGGTTACGGCTTCCTGAACTTTTGCCGGAGAAGTTTGCGCTACAGGATTAGCAGGAGAAATAGACACAAAAGTCTGTTTCAGTGCATCCTGATAACCTTCTTTGTATTCCTTAATGTTGGAAGCTCCTTTTACAGATGAAACCACCTTATCGTTACAGTCTTTAAACTGAACCAAAACTTTGTTTCGTAAAAATCCACTGTCATTGATGATATCTGCCATCAGAACATTACACGGATTACTTTGCGCTTCAGCTGGCCATTGTAACTTATCAGAAGGAATTACTGTATAATTTTTACGTCTTAAAGTTTTTGTAAGCATTTCTCCCAAACCAAAATCTTCTTTAAATGTTGTAAATTTTGAAGGAAGGGAAATATATTTATAATCTGAAACTTTTTGTCCGAAAGCCACTATCGAACAGAATGTTACTACAGCAAGTGTAATTTTTTTCATTTAATTTTAAATTTAATCGTTTCTGAACTGCCCGATATCCAGTTTCAGGGAAAAGAAATTGGAATAGAAATTAGATCCTCCTATTCCGGAATTGGTAATTGCATAATCCAGCGTAAGACCTCGGTATCTGATCCCGATTCCTGCACTTGGCTGGAAAGAAACTTTTCTTCTGAGATCCTCAATATCTGTAATCGACTGGAATCTGTTCACCCCCAATCTCACGAAAATCATTTTCTGGTAACCTAATTCTGCTCCTGCATATGGTGTTAAACTGGCAAAATCGGTAGAAACCAATGCGGCAGTTTTTGCGAAGTCTACGTTAATTCCCGCTTCCGGCAAAACGTAAACACTGCTGTTGATTTCAAACATCTTGCTTACGCCTGCATTTAATTTAGGCATCGTAAGTTCCATTTTATCTTTTGGCGCAGGGTTGAATTCTTCTCCGTTAACCACTGTGGAAAGTTCTTTCTGGTTTACACTCCAGAAGTTCACTGTAGTGGTTGCATCTCTCAGCATCCCTCCCAGTTTCCAGCCGTTGTCCATTTTATAAATAGCACCCACGTCGAAACCGAAACCATATCCGTTGGCAAATTTCCCTACATTTCTGTACACAATTTTTGCATTAATCCCCACATCAAGCTTCTGATTTCCTCCCGGATTGAATGCATAAGAAAGAATTGCTGCGTAATCGGACTGAGAGAATTTGGTGATTTTATCATAATCAATATTTCCTTCGGTGTCGATTAACTGTGTGGTATTTAATATATTATCTACTCCTAATCTTACAACAGAAACTCCGAAAACTCCCGTTTCCAGAACTTTGGCGTAGGCAAGGTAATCGTATTTTGCGATAGATTCGAAATATTCGGCGTGCATTGCAGCTCCCTGCCAGTCTTTTTCCACGCCCATTAATCCTGCGGGATTCCACATCGGAGAATAGACATCATCCTGATTGGAGATTACTGCGCCTCCCATCGCAAGACCTCTTGCTCCGGCTCCGATGTTCAGAAATTCGTTGGAATATTTTCTGATGATCTGGGATTGCGATATCCCGAAAACCAGAGAGAATGCAAGTAAAAAATATTTTTTCATCATATCAATTGATGCTTAATTTAAAGTTTTTTGTTTTTTAGCTTTTATCAATCCGTTAGCAATGATTGCCAGTATCATAACTCCTGAAGCGATGTAAAAAATCGGGCTCATGTGTTCTGATTCCCCAAAGATAAAAAAAGCTAGTATAATTCCGTAAACCGGTTCTAAATTAACTGTTAAAATTAATGTAAAAGGCGAAATATATTTCATGAGATTCACCGATTCCAGCATCGGAAAAGCTGTGAAAACACTTGCCAGTACACCTATTAACGCAATATCGCGGTAACTTATTTCATTTATCGAAAAAATTTGTCCTGAGAAGAGATAGAATATTAATAAAATAAACCATCCTGAGAATATTTCATAAAAAATAATGTTTCCTGAGCTTGTTTTCCCAAACATCTTTCCGTTGAAAACCGAAAAAATGGTTCCGAAAATGGCACACAGCACTCCGTAAAATATTCCTTCTTTGTACTGAAATTCTGTTTTGAAGATCAACAAAATACAGGCGACAATTACCACTCCCATCACGACTTCCGAAATATCGATCTTTCTTTTGAAAATCAAAGGTTCCAGAATGGATGCAAATAAGGTGGATAAAGACAGACAGCTTAATGCAATGGAAACATTGGAAATTTTAATGGAGTAAAAAAAGCAGTACCAGTGAAGCGCCATCGAAAAGCCGATTGCAGCCAGCTGGAAAAATACTTTCTTCGAAACTTTAATGCTGTCTTTTTTAAAAACACGGATGTATACGAAAAGGCAGATCGCCGCAAACAGCATTCTGTAAAAAACCAGAATATCTGCATTTGCATGAATCAGCTTTCCCAAGATTGCCGTAAATCCCCACAAAAACACTATCAAATGCAATCTGAAAAGAGCCAATTTATGCATACCCTACCTTCTTATACTATTTTTGCAAAAATACAAATAGGTTTTACATTTCGTGTAATAATTTTTCAGTAAAACTTTTTGATTTTGTAATAAAATTTAAACCATAAATCATTGTAAGAGAAAAAGGTTTGCGGTTCCTATTTAACATAAAATAAAAAAAACCCTGAAAATTTATTCAACTTTCAGGGCCTTCAAATAATAAACTATTAAAAAAATAAACTAGGAACTTAGAGGAAGTAAAGATTTCACTCTCACTTTCTCTATTGTAAAGTTAGCAAATTACGAACCATAAAAAATATATTTTTTGTTAAATATTTCATAAAATTCTGAAAACCAATTTATTAAACATTTGTTTACATCCATTTTCATTCCATGT
It encodes the following:
- a CDS encoding PorV/PorQ family protein, encoding MMKKYFLLAFSLVFGISQSQIIRKYSNEFLNIGAGARGLAMGGAVISNQDDVYSPMWNPAGLMGVEKDWQGAAMHAEYFESIAKYDYLAYAKVLETGVFGVSVVRLGVDNILNTTQLIDTEGNIDYDKITKFSQSDYAAILSYAFNPGGNQKLDVGINAKIVYRNVGKFANGYGFGFDVGAIYKMDNGWKLGGMLRDATTTVNFWSVNQKELSTVVNGEEFNPAPKDKMELTMPKLNAGVSKMFEINSSVYVLPEAGINVDFAKTAALVSTDFASLTPYAGAELGYQKMIFVRLGVNRFQSITDIEDLRRKVSFQPSAGIGIRYRGLTLDYAITNSGIGGSNFYSNFFSLKLDIGQFRND
- a CDS encoding DMT family transporter; the protein is MHKLALFRLHLIVFLWGFTAILGKLIHANADILVFYRMLFAAICLFVYIRVFKKDSIKVSKKVFFQLAAIGFSMALHWYCFFYSIKISNVSIALSCLSLSTLFASILEPLIFKRKIDISEVVMGVVIVACILLIFKTEFQYKEGIFYGVLCAIFGTIFSVFNGKMFGKTSSGNIIFYEIFSGWFILLIFYLFSGQIFSINEISYRDIALIGVLASVFTAFPMLESVNLMKYISPFTLILTVNLEPVYGIILAFFIFGESEHMSPIFYIASGVMILAIIANGLIKAKKQKTLN